TTTCTTTCAATAAAGCATCCACATCGTGAAGTGCACACCCACCTATCACACCTCCACAAGTTACTACAGCAAAAATATATGGATTGTCACTTTTAATATTTAGATTTGATATAAATTTAGAAACAAGATTAGGTAATCCCCAAAAATATAATGGAAATACGAATCCTATTATATCACTATTACAATCTACATCAGTTGTTTCACATATTCTAATTGTATTTGCATTTATTTTATTTGATATAGTCTCTGCTACACTTAGGCTATTTCCAGTTGATGTAAAATAATAAATAACTTTATCTTCCATAAAATACTCCTCCTAAATACACTCTTCTAAAAAATTATTTATCAAACTTTCTTATTTTCTTGAAAGGTAAAAACTAGAAATTAATTGATAGGTCAAGTATATGCCAATAAAATTTAAAATTCAATGATAATTGATATATCAACTATATAATGTATATTAATTAGTTTTTATAACTCATGTCTTTTTTAATAAGAAACTCTTTTACCTTCACCAATCTTTTATTTAAATTATGTTATTAATTTTCTCATTTAAATCGCCATATCTTTATATATGTTAGAATAACCATGCTTCAATAAAAATTATCAGCTATATATTTAAATTTTCCAATAATTAGACACTTGATTTATTTAGTATATAAAAATATACTGATTTTAATCACTAAAAATAGTATATTTTTATGTAGATTTAATAATTTGAGAAACTATTGAGATTTTTATACTAAAATAAAAGTTGTTTAAAAAATTTTATTTAGAAAGGAGAATTTTTATGAACAGTAAAATACTCGTTGTAGATGACGAAGAAGGAATCATCACCTTATTAAGAGATTATTTTGAAATAAATGATTATAAAGTTTATACTGCTCAAAATGGAAAAGAAGCACTAGAAAAAATATCTAAAAATCCAGACATTATTCTACTTGATATAAACATGCCTGAGATAGATGGAATTGAAGTTTGCAGTAGAATTAGAGATTATATATCATGCCCTATCTTATTTTTAACAGCCAAAATTGAAAACAATGATAAAATCAATGGTTTTCGTGTTGGGGCTGATGATTATATTGTAAAACCTTTTGATTTAGAAGAACTTGGTGCGAGAGTCTCTGCTCACTTAAGACGCGAACAAAGAAAATCAAATCACACTAAAGTCAACTTTTACAAAGATTTAGTAATAGATTATGAAAAAAGGTCAATTTATATTTACAATAATCAAGTTTCACTTTCGAAAAAAGAATTTGATATAGTAGAACTTCTCTCTATGAACCCTGGTCAAGTATTTGATAGAGAAAGGATTTATGATAGAATATGGGGCTATGATAGCAATGGAAATAGTGATGTTATAATGGAACATATCAGAAAGATACGAACTAAATTATCAAAATATACTCTTGAAAATTACATAGAAACAGTATGGGGAGCTGGTTACAAATGGATAAAATAAAAAATATGTCATTAAAAAAATCTTTTTTCTTTCTAACTCTATCTTCAATAATTATAGCATCAGTACTTACAGCTATCTCATACATTTTACTTAATCACATGTATCACTCTATACAAGACAAATATTTACAAACTCCTTTATACACAGAGACTATAACCATAATGCAAAATAATATAAATCAATACAGCGATTTTGATAAAGTGTTGATTAATATTATTAGCACACTTCAACTTGTACTCCCACTTATATTTTTTATAGGGCTTTTATTATTAGCTGATATAATTTTTTATAAGGTAAAATTAAAGGTACCTATTGAAATACTTAATAAAGGGGCAAATGAAATATCCAATAATAACTTAGATTTTCACTTAGAATATAAGAGTAATGACGAATTAGGTAATCTGTGTAATGCTTTCGAAAAAATGAGGTCCCAACTAAATAAAAATAATATAAAAATGTGGACCATGATAGATGATAGAAAACAGCTTAATGCTGCTTTTTCTCATGATTTAAGGAATCCTCTAACAGTTCTAAAAGGATACTCAGATTATTTAATAAAATACATGCCAACAGGAAAACTCAGTGATAAAAAAATTTTATCAACTACACAACTTATGTCTGAGCATATTGACAGAATTGAATACTATGTAGATAGTATGAGTAACTCTCAACGATTGGAAGACCTAGTTATTGTAAAATCTATATCAAGTATAAATGATTTTGTAGAAAACTTAGATAACAATATATCTATTCTATCAAAACAAACTGGAAAATCTTTTAAACTTACAAATAAAGTGGACAATATAAATGTATTATTTGATGAAAATATTATTCATAGGGTTATTGAAAATATAATATCAAATGCATTTAGATATGCAAAAAATAAAGTATATATACTTATATACCTTGAGCAAGAATTCCTTACTTTTATAATTGAGGATGATGGTATAGGATTTAGTGAAGACTCTCTAAGCTCAGCTTTAAAACCCTTTTATAAGGATAAGGCTTTAAATAATAACAACTCAAATTTTGGTATGGGTCTTTATATAGCTAAAGTATTATGTGAAAAGCATGGTGGCTCTATTCTTATTGAAAACAATTCAATTGGTGGTGCTAAAATTATAGCAAAGTTCTCAACAAAAGGCTAAATATACTTTAATTTGTAATATAAGTCTCTTTCTATAAAATATAATAAACTTTAAAGCTTCATTAAAAAATGACCTACAAACAGGTCATTTTTAAAATTATAAACAAAAAACTCTTTTATTATATTATCAATGTCTTTAAACTCCATATAATAGTTTATATAATCAAAATTACAAAACTCTTTTTTGCAAATGGTATTTTATCAGTTTATTAAATATTTTTTTCTTTTACTGCATCTAAATCTTCTAATGCCTCAGTATAATGTCGATAACGTCCTGTTGGTTGATGGTTATGATAAAATTCTTTTTTATCAGCATACATGAGTTCATCTGCATTTTTTATAGTAGACTTGATATTTTCACAATTTTCGTCCCATTTAGAGCCAATAGCAGCTTTACATTCATCATTCATAAAATTATTCTTTAGCTTTTGTACTTTTTCGTTAAATTCCTCTTCAGTGATATCAGTGCAAATGATTACAAATTCATCACCACCAATTCGATAATAAGAACCTGTTTCAAAACTACTTTGAATAATTTGCGCACATCTTTTTAGCAACTTATCGCCAGAATCATGTCCAAAATTATCATTGATTTCTTTTAGTCCATTTACATCTAAATATACTACCCCAACAGAATTAGTTTTACCTACAAGTTTATCAATATCATGAATATAACGATTTCTGTTATAAAAAGAAGTAAGAGTATCTAAGTAACTCATACGATAAAGAACTTCCTCATTTTCATTTCTACTCATTGCAATCATAATAAAGTAACTGAGAGTTTCAATAAATGTAACTGCATTTTCAATTAAATTAGGAGAAAGATTATCTAGCCCCATACATCCATCTAATTTGCCATTACGCTTTAATGGCACCAAAATCATACTCTTGATACCTTGTTGTGAAAGAAACTCATATTCAAACTCCATAGTCAACTTTAAATCTTCCAAATCATGAATAATTAAATTTTCCTGATTTTTAAACATATTAAACCATATTGCAAAATCATCCTGTGGTAAATTCTGTAAATTATCAATTTGAGGAGTTATACCGTCCTTACACCATTCTGCAATGTTAGACATGTTATCACCATGAAATAAGAAGATATAAGAACGTTCAGCTAAAAACAATTCTCCTACCTGTTCCAATACATAATTAGCAGCATCTACCATTTCGTGATTGCGATAAAGTTCTCTAATACATTCAACAAGAATATGTTCTCTATTCAAACCATTTTTTAATTCAATTTTTTCATTAGTTGATTCAGTAATATCAAATGCAATCTCCATTCTTGCTGTACGACCCTCCCACTCCATTAAGCGGTCTTTTAATAGATAGTGACGCTTAGTGATTGGATTTGTATATTCCCAAGTATAATTTTCATCCTTTGTCAAAATAGAATTTGGGCAGAATGAACAAGGTGAATCAAATCCCTGTAATACCTTATAACACTTCAAATTCTCTTCATCATTAATATTGAAAATTTTCTTTCCAACTTCATTTACAAATAGCAACTCATAGGTATCAAGGTCTGATACATACAGTAACTCTGTTATTTCATTTATAGGAACAAGCAATTCTTGAAATCGTTTTGATAATTGCTCTCTTTTTAGTCTATTCTCATTTTCTACTTCAATCAATCTTCTTCGACGTTTATCTTGGCAAAAAGCAAAAACGGTACACATTCCTGCCATTAATACAAACACTATATTAATATAAAACAATAAATTTCGAGCATCTTGAACAATTTTATCAGTATATACCTCTGCAACCATTACTGTCTGATTGGCTAAGTTAAAGTAATCTTCACTCATCTTAAACAGTTTATCCCCAGATCCGCCATCTCTATAATTCATGATTTCTACCTTAATATTTGACCAATCCTTTTTCATCTTTGCTAATAATGATTGATATTCTTCACTTTGGAGTCTTATCAATTTAAGTTCTGTACTTCCATTAGAAAGTCCTGTTAGAATACCATCTAGTTTTGCAATCAATTTATCATCCTGTACATAAGCAAGTTCTTTTTTTATTAGTCTCTGTGTAGCACCACGGATAATCCCTGTATAATTGATAACACGTGCATTTCCCTCAAGATTATTGATGGAACGAACTGACAATATTCCTGTCAAAATTAGAGCAATACTTAAAATAAGTGGAACTACTCCTATTCGAAGTTTTTCGAATACCCTCTTCATATTGTATAGTCCTCCCAATATCTGGTTTTATTTTATATTTACAGTTATTATATCACAATAACAACCCATAGTCAGCTTTACACCTAAGACCTTCAGTTAATTTGATTAAGAGTAACTTTTATTAATATCCTTATGTTTCTTAAATCCTTTCATTTTATATAAAATTATATAAAAAGTTGAGAAAAAATTGAGTTTTATAACTTACACTCTTCTTATACAAAATAAGGAGTGTGTTTTTATGATTATAAAAGCAAAGCAATTATCAAAAATATATGGTTCTAATAATAACAAAGTTATTGCACTAAACAATGTTGATTTAGAAATAAATTCAGGTGAATTTATTTCTATTATTGGGCCTTCTGGAAGTGGAAAAAGTACACTTTTGCATATCTTAAGTGGATTAGATAGTCCTACATCTGGTCAGGTATTACTTGATGGGAAAGATATGTATAAATATAGTGAAAAGGAACTTTCCACTCTTAGAAGAAAATGTTTTGGATTTGTATTTCAACAGTTTAATCTATTACCTGTTTTGACAGCTTCAGAGAATATTTCGATGCCTGTATTATTAGATAAAAGACAACCTGATAAAAAATACTTAAATGAAATTTCATCATTACTTGGAATTTCAGATAGATTACACCATCTTCCTCATGAACTCTCAGGAGGCCAGCAACAAAGAGTTGCCATTGCTAGAGCATTGATTGCAAAACCAAATGTAATATTTGCTGATGAACCTACAGGAAACTTAGACAGCAAAAGTGGTAGTGAAGTTATGAATCTTCTTATTAAAACTTCAAAGCAATTTAAAAAGACTCTAGTAGTAATAACTCATGATGATAGGATTGCAAAGCTTGCTGACAGACAACTTTCAATAATTGATGGTATACTTATGGAGGTGAAATAGTAATGAAAAATTACCTTTCACTTTCAATAAAGGAATTAAAAAACCAAAAACTTATGACTACATTAATTATTATTGCAATAATAATGTCAACTATAATGACAACTGTAGTAGGTCAATCAATTGGCATACTTCAAAGTTTAAGAAAAGAGCAAGCTCGCTCTTTTAATGGTGATAGACATGTATCCTTTCACCAGCTTAATAAAACTCAAGTTAATAAACTAAAAAAAGATAATAGAATCTACCAAGCTGGTCTTTCAACAACACTTGGTACTAGTAAAATAAAGAATACAGGTATCTCTATCCTTGTAAAAGAATACGATAAAATAGGACTTTCTAACTACCCAAAGCTGATGGAACTAAAGTCTGGAAATCTTCCTAAAAATAAAAATGAGATTGCCTTAGATGAAAACACCTTACAACTTATGGGAATAAAACCAAAGCTTGGTATAACTATTCCTATGGATTTAAATATATCACTTTTAAATGATACAGAACAATCATATAGTTATAAAACCAATTTTAAACTAAGTGGTATTTTAGAAAATGACTACACAGGATATGCAAGTGGAATAGTAAATAGTGTTGTAGGTAAAGGTACATCAGAAAAGCTATTACCTAAAAGATATGCTTTATCATCATTGGATTTTAAAATAAAGCAACAAAACAGATTTCAAGAAATTGTAAATCAATTAGCTAGAAAAGTCAATATTCCTCATAGTTCAATCCAATACAACTGGGTTTATTTAAATACACTAGGAATTAACTTTGAAGGAGATAAAAACAGTTCCAATAGTGATAGCATGTCTATAATTATAGTAATATCTTTATTTGTTGCACTATTAGTACTACTAGCCTCTGGACTTGTAATCTATAATATTTTAAAAATTTCTGTTACAAAGAAAATTAAAGAGTATGGATGTTTAAGAGCACTTGGAGCTGAACCAAAGCAACTATATAAAATTATTATCTTACAAATTTTATTTTTATGTGCTATTGCTATACCTATTGGAGCCATAATTGGAATTGTTTCTTCTGAAAGCATAACTGAAATGGTTACGAATATTTTAAATCCAGATATACTTTTAGTAAATGATAGGAAACAAATGACTGAACTTATACATAGAAATTCAACAGGATACTTAATTCCACTATTCTTAAGTGCTGGTATTTCACTAGTATTTTCATTTGTTGCGGCTTTACCATCAGCAATATATGCTTCACATGTTTCTCCTAAAATTGCTATGGCTGGTAGCACTACCAAAATTAAAAGAAAAATTAAAATTAAGCGAGAAAAACCAATTAAAAACTTCGAAAGATATCTAGCATGGCTAAACCTAAAAAGAAATAAAGGTAGAACTATAATCACCATACTATCACTATTTATGAGTATAACAGTATTTGTTGCACTTAGTGAATTTTCTAATGTATTAGATGTATCTAAGTCAGTTAGCGACCTAAAAAAAGGAGATTTT
This sequence is a window from Clostridioides difficile. Protein-coding genes within it:
- a CDS encoding response regulator transcription factor — its product is MNSKILVVDDEEGIITLLRDYFEINDYKVYTAQNGKEALEKISKNPDIILLDINMPEIDGIEVCSRIRDYISCPILFLTAKIENNDKINGFRVGADDYIVKPFDLEELGARVSAHLRREQRKSNHTKVNFYKDLVIDYEKRSIYIYNNQVSLSKKEFDIVELLSMNPGQVFDRERIYDRIWGYDSNGNSDVIMEHIRKIRTKLSKYTLENYIETVWGAGYKWIK
- a CDS encoding sensor histidine kinase encodes the protein MDKIKNMSLKKSFFFLTLSSIIIASVLTAISYILLNHMYHSIQDKYLQTPLYTETITIMQNNINQYSDFDKVLINIISTLQLVLPLIFFIGLLLLADIIFYKVKLKVPIEILNKGANEISNNNLDFHLEYKSNDELGNLCNAFEKMRSQLNKNNIKMWTMIDDRKQLNAAFSHDLRNPLTVLKGYSDYLIKYMPTGKLSDKKILSTTQLMSEHIDRIEYYVDSMSNSQRLEDLVIVKSISSINDFVENLDNNISILSKQTGKSFKLTNKVDNINVLFDENIIHRVIENIISNAFRYAKNKVYILIYLEQEFLTFIIEDDGIGFSEDSLSSALKPFYKDKALNNNNSNFGMGLYIAKVLCEKHGGSILIENNSIGGAKIIAKFSTKG
- a CDS encoding sensor domain-containing diguanylate cyclase gives rise to the protein MKRVFEKLRIGVVPLILSIALILTGILSVRSINNLEGNARVINYTGIIRGATQRLIKKELAYVQDDKLIAKLDGILTGLSNGSTELKLIRLQSEEYQSLLAKMKKDWSNIKVEIMNYRDGGSGDKLFKMSEDYFNLANQTVMVAEVYTDKIVQDARNLLFYINIVFVLMAGMCTVFAFCQDKRRRRLIEVENENRLKREQLSKRFQELLVPINEITELLYVSDLDTYELLFVNEVGKKIFNINDEENLKCYKVLQGFDSPCSFCPNSILTKDENYTWEYTNPITKRHYLLKDRLMEWEGRTARMEIAFDITESTNEKIELKNGLNREHILVECIRELYRNHEMVDAANYVLEQVGELFLAERSYIFLFHGDNMSNIAEWCKDGITPQIDNLQNLPQDDFAIWFNMFKNQENLIIHDLEDLKLTMEFEYEFLSQQGIKSMILVPLKRNGKLDGCMGLDNLSPNLIENAVTFIETLSYFIMIAMSRNENEEVLYRMSYLDTLTSFYNRNRYIHDIDKLVGKTNSVGVVYLDVNGLKEINDNFGHDSGDKLLKRCAQIIQSSFETGSYYRIGGDEFVIICTDITEEEFNEKVQKLKNNFMNDECKAAIGSKWDENCENIKSTIKNADELMYADKKEFYHNHQPTGRYRHYTEALEDLDAVKEKNI
- a CDS encoding ABC transporter ATP-binding protein: MIIKAKQLSKIYGSNNNKVIALNNVDLEINSGEFISIIGPSGSGKSTLLHILSGLDSPTSGQVLLDGKDMYKYSEKELSTLRRKCFGFVFQQFNLLPVLTASENISMPVLLDKRQPDKKYLNEISSLLGISDRLHHLPHELSGGQQQRVAIARALIAKPNVIFADEPTGNLDSKSGSEVMNLLIKTSKQFKKTLVVITHDDRIAKLADRQLSIIDGILMEVK
- a CDS encoding FtsX-like permease family protein, with product MKNYLSLSIKELKNQKLMTTLIIIAIIMSTIMTTVVGQSIGILQSLRKEQARSFNGDRHVSFHQLNKTQVNKLKKDNRIYQAGLSTTLGTSKIKNTGISILVKEYDKIGLSNYPKLMELKSGNLPKNKNEIALDENTLQLMGIKPKLGITIPMDLNISLLNDTEQSYSYKTNFKLSGILENDYTGYASGIVNSVVGKGTSEKLLPKRYALSSLDFKIKQQNRFQEIVNQLARKVNIPHSSIQYNWVYLNTLGINFEGDKNSSNSDSMSIIIVISLFVALLVLLASGLVIYNILKISVTKKIKEYGCLRALGAEPKQLYKIIILQILFLCAIAIPIGAIIGIVSSESITEMVTNILNPDILLVNDRKQMTELIHRNSTGYLIPLFLSAGISLVFSFVAALPSAIYASHVSPKIAMAGSTTKIKRKIKIKREKPIKNFERYLAWLNLKRNKGRTIITILSLFMSITVFVALSEFSNVLDVSKSVSDLKKGDFSLTNEVPGFDKSTLDKIVNMKNINRTSFIKYSEYKQGEINTDINFENGSEMLKVIGIDEQTLKELIPSITDSLLEDFKNGSLCLIKNPIAISTPDTKLKATNLRPKDNITINKKQLKVYNTVDKMINLQGNGWLNGIDVIVYDNVYDTLTNKDRFSQINVYAKDKSNLEEIKLSIEQICKNNPGSRWISYIESDNQLKESFKQIQFLAWAIILFVGLIGTLNIINTTHTNINTRINEIGVKRAIGMSNSSLYKMFLWEGCYYGIFAAIFGSIAGYASAVIINMATIEKIDFTNIPIISISQATLVSIVACIIATLIPLRKIKKMDIIDCIDIIE